From one Haloferax marinisediminis genomic stretch:
- a CDS encoding DUF7287 family protein — MPRRERTSNDGRSRAQTTIDYAVGVGIFLLAIAWVVGTVPQIVQPFDDAQDQPLVANRAADRLAGGALSPPGEQTVLDSECTVAFFENSTPPADCQYGPPGPVEDVVGVDDTYDMNVTLLRDGSVASLDGVAATRGEPVPNSGQVVAARRSVLVDGKLHQLLVRVW, encoded by the coding sequence ATGCCACGTCGCGAGCGAACGTCGAACGACGGGCGCAGTCGAGCACAGACGACTATCGACTACGCCGTCGGTGTCGGTATCTTCCTGCTCGCAATCGCGTGGGTCGTCGGAACGGTCCCGCAAATCGTCCAGCCATTCGACGATGCACAGGACCAACCACTCGTCGCGAACCGTGCTGCAGACCGCCTCGCAGGCGGCGCGCTCTCACCCCCGGGAGAACAGACTGTCCTCGACTCAGAGTGCACCGTCGCCTTCTTCGAGAACTCCACACCACCCGCAGACTGCCAGTATGGCCCTCCTGGCCCGGTCGAAGACGTCGTGGGTGTCGATGATACGTACGACATGAACGTCACGCTCTTGCGAGACGGGTCGGTCGCGTCGCTCGATGGGGTGGCCGCGACGCGCGGCGAGCCAGTGCCGAACTCCGGACAGGTCGTCGCCGCCCGTCGCTCGGTGCTCGTCGACGGGAAGCTCCACCAACTGCTGGTGAGGGTCTGGTAA
- a CDS encoding DUF7288 family protein: MVTMDRGQAHALEAFVAATVLLASVTFALQVTAVTPLTASTSSQHIENQQASVAQGLLDAAAENGSLKRTVLLKNISVTEGDNYISGGPPTVFGQMLNDTFRDRGIAFNVNVYSVQSNQQGKALNRIGLVHMGQPSDHAASASRLVTLMDTDVLHKVDSGEAVPTTTTLDEASSFYVDERQDGDPVWSVLKIEVVVWRM, from the coding sequence CTGGTAACGATGGACCGTGGACAAGCACACGCGCTCGAGGCCTTCGTCGCCGCGACGGTCCTCCTCGCGAGTGTCACGTTTGCACTTCAGGTGACGGCCGTCACGCCGCTGACGGCGAGTACGTCGAGTCAGCATATCGAAAACCAGCAAGCGTCTGTCGCACAGGGCTTGCTCGATGCGGCCGCCGAGAACGGGTCGCTCAAGCGGACAGTCCTCCTCAAGAACATCAGTGTCACAGAAGGTGACAACTACATCTCCGGCGGACCACCGACCGTGTTCGGCCAGATGCTCAACGACACGTTCCGAGACCGAGGTATCGCGTTCAATGTGAACGTGTACTCGGTTCAGTCGAACCAGCAAGGGAAAGCCCTGAACCGAATCGGTCTCGTCCACATGGGCCAGCCGAGTGACCACGCAGCGTCCGCCTCTCGTCTGGTCACGCTCATGGACACCGACGTGCTCCACAAAGTGGACAGCGGGGAGGCGGTTCCGACGACGACCACGCTCGACGAGGCGTCGTCGTTCTACGTCGACGAGCGACAAGACGGAGACCCGGTGTGGTCTGTCCTAAAAATCGAGGTGGTCGTATGGCGGATGTGA
- a CDS encoding DUF7261 family protein, producing MADVSLPSRFADEERGQLFLITALAIAVLLVGLALILNTAIYTENIATRTTDTQLDDATSSQRAAVEASGEILDAENRNGGDASTIETQFDASMSNWSESSATLEASNGFTTSVSHTGTSTEGLRIHQDDPARNFTNDEDFDDWEPVHNGRVRGIWFNISRDNLSTEESDAFYMELDDDDDTPGDKATVSMHTDGTNVIVTVENDTVTRSCSVEPTNGDSLTIDIGSRTVGTKYCSALELAHEEVEGDVHLRFKNADEVTGTYELYATDDGGVLSDLYDAVNFATAGSGNWPVQEPALYDVNVTFTFQSSGTTVEKEIRIAPGEL from the coding sequence ATGGCGGATGTGAGCCTTCCCTCACGGTTCGCTGACGAGGAGAGAGGGCAACTCTTCCTCATCACGGCGCTCGCAATCGCCGTCCTTCTCGTCGGTCTCGCGTTGATTCTCAACACGGCAATCTACACCGAGAACATCGCCACACGGACGACCGACACCCAACTGGACGATGCGACGAGTTCACAGCGCGCGGCAGTCGAAGCAAGCGGCGAGATATTGGACGCAGAGAACCGGAATGGAGGCGATGCGTCTACCATCGAAACTCAATTCGACGCCTCGATGTCGAACTGGAGTGAGTCGTCAGCGACGTTGGAAGCGAGTAACGGGTTCACAACGAGCGTCTCGCACACCGGAACATCTACCGAAGGGCTCCGAATCCATCAGGACGACCCAGCGCGGAACTTCACCAACGACGAAGACTTCGATGATTGGGAGCCAGTCCACAATGGACGTGTTCGCGGCATTTGGTTCAACATTTCCCGAGACAATCTCTCGACGGAAGAGTCCGACGCGTTCTACATGGAACTCGACGACGACGACGATACGCCGGGTGACAAGGCCACCGTCTCGATGCACACCGACGGGACGAACGTCATCGTCACCGTCGAAAACGACACTGTGACTCGTTCCTGTTCGGTCGAACCGACGAACGGCGACTCGCTCACCATCGATATCGGCAGCAGGACCGTCGGAACGAAGTACTGTTCCGCACTCGAACTCGCCCACGAGGAGGTCGAGGGCGACGTTCACCTCCGGTTCAAGAACGCCGACGAGGTGACTGGAACGTACGAACTGTATGCAACCGACGATGGCGGTGTCCTCAGTGACCTGTACGACGCTGTGAACTTCGCCACAGCCGGAAGCGGGAATTGGCCTGTCCAAGAACCGGCGCTCTACGACGTGAACGTAACGTTCACCTTCCAGTCCAGTGGCACGACTGTCGAGAAAGAGATTCGAATCGCACCGGGTGAACTCTAA
- a CDS encoding DUF7266 family protein, whose amino-acid sequence MNSRAVSTTLGFVLTLSITTILISGIMVAAGGFVAAEHERVTETELEVVGQRLAANIEAADRVVASSGDETVSNVETRLELPNRVAGTTYRISVDNSSNQLVLQSVDPEVTVRIPVETETELKNGSVDAGDVAVTYDGKLEVTNG is encoded by the coding sequence ATGAATTCGCGCGCAGTCTCCACCACACTTGGCTTCGTACTGACCCTCTCTATCACCACCATCCTCATCTCGGGAATCATGGTGGCCGCGGGAGGCTTCGTCGCAGCAGAACACGAGCGTGTGACGGAGACCGAACTCGAAGTCGTCGGACAGCGACTCGCGGCGAACATCGAAGCTGCAGACCGCGTGGTTGCATCGTCCGGCGACGAAACAGTCAGCAACGTCGAGACTCGACTGGAGCTTCCCAATCGAGTCGCTGGCACGACCTACCGAATCAGTGTCGACAACTCGTCGAACCAACTCGTCTTGCAGTCGGTCGACCCCGAGGTGACAGTTCGAATCCCTGTCGAAACTGAGACCGAACTCAAAAACGGGTCCGTCGACGCCGGTGACGTCGCCGTCACATACGATGGAAAACTGGAGGTGACCAATGGTTGA
- a CDS encoding DUF7289 family protein codes for MVDRRAVSDTLGFIFVFSLVLSTVGVVTAVGMDGLQDTRNVERINNAERAFDILDDNMEDIAVRGAPSRATEIKLADSAISFDDSVQMTVEWENGGTVDNATIRTQPLVYTSDTSDERLVYAFGTVFRGTDEAMTVVRHPAFVLSEDAIVVSATSARKSRSSVSSVGGSGTYLVRAEVADTGAKYRGIASRSGGPYNVTVNVTSPRPQLWKTELQSYEDVTCPFVNDTMVSCELTNVNSVRVVEKQVDVSLVD; via the coding sequence ATGGTTGACCGCCGTGCCGTGAGCGACACACTCGGCTTCATCTTCGTGTTCTCACTCGTTCTCTCGACGGTTGGTGTCGTCACAGCAGTCGGGATGGACGGCCTGCAAGACACCCGTAACGTCGAACGCATCAACAACGCCGAGCGCGCCTTCGACATCCTCGACGACAACATGGAAGACATCGCGGTTCGCGGTGCACCGAGTCGAGCGACTGAAATCAAACTGGCCGACTCGGCAATCTCGTTCGACGACTCCGTACAGATGACCGTCGAATGGGAGAACGGGGGGACAGTAGACAACGCGACGATACGTACACAACCCCTCGTCTACACCTCGGACACCTCGGACGAGCGCCTCGTGTACGCCTTCGGAACGGTGTTCAGGGGCACCGACGAGGCGATGACCGTCGTTCGTCATCCTGCATTCGTCCTCTCGGAGGACGCCATCGTGGTCTCGGCGACTTCGGCCAGAAAGTCGAGGTCTAGTGTTAGTTCGGTCGGCGGGTCGGGAACGTATCTCGTCCGCGCAGAAGTCGCCGACACTGGAGCGAAGTACCGCGGAATCGCGTCTCGAAGTGGCGGCCCATACAATGTGACAGTCAACGTCACCTCGCCTCGCCCACAACTCTGGAAGACCGAACTCCAGTCCTACGAGGATGTGACGTGCCCGTTCGTCAACGATACGATGGTGTCGTGTGAACTCACGAACGTCAATTCTGTCCGTGTCGTGGAAAAACAGGTAGACGTCTCGTTGGTCGACTGA
- a CDS encoding DUF7289 family protein has translation MSGRPRVPWLYRVVRDRSGQASPLAVVLLLGITVLGVTSIVTLGGAALDDTKQASNAARAEHSMTLFDSKVAITALGDSQSQSVELSGSQSGQYTVRDDTTRVVVTHKDYDGNGSSQELYNETLGSVEYRTGDVTIAYEGGGVWRTQDNGTSMVSPPEFHYRDKTLTLPVIQVTGEGSSGTSPTVDIIEEEQARRVYPNESSTYSLTGGTYDNPVENGTVEVTIYSPHYRGWAQFFEDRTEGDMSLNHTEQSVSVELEAIGGVVGAFRMPNEGSSVEVRGMSPDHNVSSYTLNLTADGNFQNMHWSMYHDGPKQDVEFHVYSESQCTSGFDDDIDISIYYSNESGVYEGWQKSGIDPTDPDSPIQVDCGTDPATITLNLTSNATKLEYGNITKTGNKNKWYFGDDIGDGTTQPSVTFDQHESYPNTTYNRGDEETLYNLTNHYMALMSPSFKLTVTDGPGGSERVNEQASTGNLDYEQADGGRYITFLHITENRVRVRVR, from the coding sequence ATGAGCGGCCGCCCTCGCGTCCCCTGGCTCTATCGCGTCGTCCGTGACCGGTCGGGACAAGCATCTCCACTTGCTGTCGTACTTCTCCTCGGGATTACCGTCCTCGGCGTGACGAGCATCGTGACGCTCGGTGGGGCCGCACTCGACGACACGAAACAAGCCTCTAACGCCGCACGAGCAGAACACTCGATGACGTTGTTCGACTCGAAAGTGGCAATCACCGCACTCGGTGACTCTCAGTCGCAGTCGGTCGAACTCAGCGGGTCACAGAGTGGGCAGTACACCGTCCGAGACGACACGACTCGTGTCGTCGTCACGCACAAGGATTACGACGGGAACGGAAGCTCGCAAGAACTGTACAACGAGACCCTCGGAAGCGTCGAATACCGGACCGGTGACGTGACGATTGCCTACGAAGGCGGCGGAGTCTGGCGGACACAAGACAACGGCACGTCGATGGTGTCGCCACCGGAGTTCCACTACCGAGACAAGACGCTCACACTGCCAGTGATTCAGGTGACCGGTGAAGGGAGTTCGGGAACCAGCCCCACCGTCGATATCATCGAAGAAGAACAGGCTCGTCGCGTCTACCCGAACGAGAGTTCGACCTACAGTCTCACCGGCGGGACATACGACAACCCAGTCGAAAACGGGACCGTCGAAGTAACGATTTACAGTCCTCACTACCGTGGCTGGGCGCAGTTCTTCGAAGACCGCACGGAGGGAGACATGTCGCTCAACCACACGGAGCAGTCGGTCAGCGTGGAGTTGGAGGCGATCGGAGGCGTCGTCGGCGCCTTCAGAATGCCGAACGAAGGGAGTTCGGTCGAGGTTCGAGGAATGTCGCCCGACCACAACGTGTCGTCGTACACACTGAACCTGACGGCCGACGGCAACTTCCAGAACATGCACTGGTCGATGTACCACGACGGTCCGAAACAGGACGTAGAGTTCCACGTGTACTCGGAGAGCCAGTGCACGAGCGGGTTCGACGACGACATCGACATCAGCATCTACTACTCGAACGAGTCGGGCGTCTACGAGGGATGGCAGAAATCTGGCATCGACCCCACGGACCCGGATTCACCCATCCAGGTCGACTGTGGAACCGACCCTGCGACGATCACGCTGAACTTGACGAGCAACGCGACGAAGCTCGAATACGGCAACATCACCAAGACGGGGAACAAGAACAAGTGGTACTTCGGCGACGACATCGGTGATGGCACGACTCAGCCGTCGGTGACGTTCGACCAGCACGAGTCGTACCCCAACACGACGTACAACCGCGGTGACGAGGAGACGCTCTACAACCTCACCAACCACTACATGGCGCTGATGTCTCCGAGCTTCAAACTCACCGTCACCGACGGACCTGGCGGTAGTGAGCGCGTCAACGAACAAGCATCGACGGGGAATCTCGACTACGAACAGGCGGACGGTGGCCGGTACATCACCTTCCTCCACATCACAGAAAATCGCGTCCGCGTTCGCGTTCGGTAA
- a CDS encoding helix-turn-helix transcriptional regulator — protein MLVRKEGQRRMRLVLMAIALALVVVTAGCAGVGTDPGDGANGTTDEQVTEPPVEETPEPTEQPTEAPPETDAPTEAPPATDAPGGGEGGDGGAGDGESNNQTLLLLGALAVFAVGFVAAGILRGRNKSESKTETASTTTAATEPSQSDSERVISLLHKNNGRIFEDVLEEELDWSPARAGRVLDGLVATGDVERRVTDGGTLVVFADPNRSGDEE, from the coding sequence ATGCTGGTTCGAAAAGAGGGCCAACGACGCATGCGCCTCGTCTTGATGGCCATCGCGCTCGCGCTCGTGGTGGTGACTGCAGGATGTGCTGGTGTTGGAACCGATCCGGGAGACGGAGCCAATGGAACCACTGACGAGCAGGTGACTGAACCCCCAGTCGAAGAGACGCCTGAACCGACGGAGCAACCGACTGAAGCGCCTCCTGAAACGGACGCACCAACGGAAGCGCCGCCAGCGACAGACGCCCCCGGTGGTGGTGAAGGCGGCGACGGTGGTGCAGGCGATGGCGAATCGAACAACCAGACGCTCCTGTTGCTAGGGGCGCTTGCTGTCTTTGCCGTCGGCTTCGTCGCCGCAGGCATCCTCCGCGGACGAAACAAGTCCGAGTCGAAGACGGAAACTGCTTCGACGACCACTGCTGCCACCGAACCGTCTCAGTCGGATTCTGAGCGTGTTATCTCGCTGCTACACAAGAACAACGGTCGGATATTCGAAGACGTACTGGAGGAGGAACTCGACTGGTCGCCGGCGCGTGCAGGACGCGTCCTCGACGGTCTCGTTGCGACAGGCGACGTCGAGCGCAGGGTGACAGATGGCGGGACGCTCGTCGTCTTCGCAGACCCGAATCGGTCGGGCGACGAAGAGTGA
- a CDS encoding DUF7553 family protein, whose protein sequence is MVRARDELMKASESMKRALDEAQEDVSKGVGDASDRVSRLVEDAKEDTKEATEHLHTDIDRLISDLDSLIDETTDETRKYLEETRNRLYNARDALAGKSTDPTGGEEAET, encoded by the coding sequence ATGGTTCGAGCACGAGACGAACTGATGAAAGCGAGCGAGAGCATGAAGCGGGCCCTCGACGAAGCACAGGAAGACGTGAGCAAGGGCGTCGGCGACGCGTCCGACCGAGTCTCTCGCCTCGTCGAAGACGCGAAAGAAGACACGAAGGAGGCGACGGAGCATCTGCACACAGATATCGACCGCCTGATTTCGGACCTCGACAGCCTCATCGACGAGACCACAGACGAGACGCGAAAGTACCTCGAAGAGACACGGAACCGTCTCTACAACGCCCGTGATGCGCTGGCCGGGAAGTCCACAGACCCAACTGGCGGAGAGGAAGCAGAAACCTGA
- a CDS encoding ion transporter, which produces MSSSTKRRAWRLVDPEMRNRRAQRLENAALVLASLNVVAVVFGSVEPLYSAFSVWFDWFGHVSVLLFTILFVIRLWAVPVKTGSRGSTGRLRFVRRPFVLLDLVVIVGYWFGVLFVPGSIGWVRVLWLARMFNLPRLQRSRIRFRRVLVAQRDDLSIAFIGSGTIALLASTLMFFVERGAQPEAFSSIPAALWWAIVTLTTVGYGDVVPGTPLGRLLGAITTFGGVAFFALPSSILAAGFMDERARERQASNEADDAGTESIHSKLGHSQTRCPHCGEALDSTGTEQV; this is translated from the coding sequence ATGAGTAGTTCGACGAAACGCCGCGCGTGGAGACTAGTCGACCCCGAGATGAGAAATCGCAGGGCACAACGCCTCGAAAACGCCGCGCTCGTACTCGCCTCGCTGAACGTGGTCGCGGTCGTGTTCGGGAGTGTCGAACCCCTCTACAGTGCGTTTTCCGTGTGGTTCGACTGGTTCGGTCACGTGTCTGTTCTTCTCTTTACAATCCTGTTTGTCATCCGTCTGTGGGCAGTCCCAGTCAAAACTGGAAGTCGAGGCTCAACGGGACGACTTCGGTTCGTTCGTCGTCCTTTCGTTCTCCTCGACCTCGTGGTAATCGTGGGCTACTGGTTCGGTGTCCTGTTCGTCCCCGGGTCGATTGGGTGGGTCCGTGTCCTCTGGTTGGCTCGCATGTTCAACTTGCCGCGATTACAGCGCTCACGAATCCGTTTCAGACGGGTGCTGGTTGCCCAGCGTGACGACCTCTCGATTGCGTTCATCGGGTCTGGAACGATTGCCCTCCTCGCGTCGACGCTCATGTTCTTCGTCGAGAGAGGGGCGCAACCGGAGGCATTCTCGTCGATTCCCGCCGCACTTTGGTGGGCAATCGTGACGCTCACCACCGTCGGCTACGGCGACGTCGTTCCGGGGACGCCACTGGGCCGTCTCCTCGGCGCGATAACCACGTTCGGTGGCGTGGCCTTCTTCGCACTCCCATCGAGTATTCTGGCGGCGGGATTCATGGACGAGCGAGCACGCGAACGACAAGCGTCGAACGAGGCGGACGATGCGGGGACGGAGTCGATACACTCGAAACTCGGGCACTCGCAAACTCGGTGTCCACATTGTGGGGAAGCGCTCGACTCCACGGGAACTGAACAGGTGTGA
- a CDS encoding acetate--CoA ligase family protein: MSLDAPDLAPLFDPDTVAVVGASPDSFYAGNLIDHLLAYGFEGTLYPVNPKRDEVWGRTCYDDIDDVPETVDLVVVSVPREYVVDVVRAAGERGVPVALVVAAGFSEADDRGVELEADLARAADEAGIHVVGPNCIGVMSARGATLTATCSREPRPGSIGLVSQSGALAFTTFFERAADADVHFSHIVSTGNEADLTTSDYVSYLAAQETVDVICAYVEGVADPERFMRVAEAATRAGTPVLTVKIGQSDVAEAATLSHTGSMTGDDDAWEAVFRQTGVQRVADIPDLLSQASAHAAYDAPDGNRVAIASTSGGLASLLADLADERGLSLPDLTGETEQTLLDMDELLTFGEFHNPADIRGYGAEVLSEIADTLFADDTFDAYVFAIGLSAVDERAARVAADLEAIVERADDPVVVLWTGRKVPDDPAETPPHERLRESVPVYEDPARCLDAVASLVDAAADHDRLASRPTRAELADQLDTATVDLPTDRVLTWEESERLLAAFDVPVVDTRLATTAEEAAAAARDLGFPVVLKVDSPALPHRTDIGAVHVGVDSAEAARESFDAIMSAARENASDEEIEGVLVQPMVDNGVEAIVGVSSDEVFGPLVTVGPGGVLVEVLDDGAVLVPPFSRADAREAIETTALSDMLENRRGSPALSVDELVDVVVAVGDLAASADVAELDLNPVLVTADGPVAVDALVQTRE; the protein is encoded by the coding sequence ATGTCACTCGACGCACCTGACCTCGCACCACTGTTCGACCCAGACACCGTCGCTGTCGTCGGTGCGAGTCCAGACTCGTTCTACGCCGGCAACCTCATCGACCACTTGCTCGCGTATGGGTTCGAGGGAACGCTCTACCCCGTCAACCCAAAGCGCGACGAGGTGTGGGGGCGCACCTGCTACGACGACATCGACGACGTCCCCGAGACGGTCGACCTCGTCGTCGTTAGCGTCCCCCGTGAGTACGTGGTCGACGTGGTTCGTGCTGCTGGCGAACGTGGTGTCCCCGTCGCGCTCGTCGTCGCCGCTGGCTTCTCGGAGGCAGACGACCGGGGTGTAGAGTTGGAAGCCGACCTCGCGAGGGCGGCCGACGAAGCGGGCATCCACGTCGTCGGGCCGAACTGCATCGGTGTCATGTCTGCGCGCGGCGCGACGTTGACGGCGACGTGTTCGCGTGAACCCCGCCCTGGCTCGATCGGACTCGTCAGCCAATCGGGTGCGCTCGCGTTCACCACGTTCTTCGAGCGGGCCGCTGACGCTGACGTCCACTTCAGCCACATCGTCTCGACCGGTAACGAGGCCGACCTCACCACGAGTGACTACGTTTCGTACTTGGCCGCCCAAGAGACGGTCGACGTCATCTGCGCGTACGTCGAGGGGGTGGCCGACCCCGAACGGTTCATGCGCGTCGCGGAAGCCGCAACTCGTGCGGGGACGCCTGTTCTCACGGTGAAAATCGGACAGAGCGACGTTGCTGAGGCGGCTACCCTCTCACACACCGGATCTATGACTGGAGACGACGACGCCTGGGAGGCCGTGTTCAGACAGACTGGCGTCCAGCGTGTCGCAGACATTCCCGACCTCCTCTCGCAGGCGAGTGCCCACGCAGCGTACGACGCCCCCGACGGGAACCGCGTCGCAATCGCGTCTACCAGTGGCGGACTCGCGAGTCTCCTCGCGGACTTGGCCGACGAACGAGGTCTTTCGCTCCCAGACCTGACCGGCGAGACCGAACAGACGCTCCTCGACATGGACGAGTTACTCACCTTCGGCGAGTTCCACAACCCGGCAGACATCCGTGGGTATGGTGCGGAAGTTCTCTCCGAAATCGCCGACACGCTCTTCGCAGACGACACGTTCGACGCGTACGTGTTCGCAATCGGTCTGTCCGCCGTCGACGAGCGCGCTGCTCGCGTCGCCGCTGACCTCGAAGCAATCGTCGAGCGGGCCGACGACCCGGTAGTTGTCCTCTGGACTGGTCGAAAAGTCCCCGACGACCCCGCCGAGACACCACCGCACGAACGCCTCAGAGAGTCGGTCCCAGTGTACGAAGACCCCGCTCGATGTCTAGACGCCGTCGCATCGCTTGTCGACGCAGCGGCTGACCACGACCGACTCGCCTCACGCCCGACGCGTGCAGAACTCGCCGACCAACTCGACACAGCGACGGTCGACCTGCCCACAGACCGCGTCCTCACGTGGGAAGAAAGTGAGCGTCTGCTCGCTGCGTTCGACGTCCCCGTCGTCGACACTCGATTGGCGACAACGGCCGAGGAGGCCGCGGCCGCCGCGAGAGACCTCGGCTTCCCGGTCGTCCTCAAGGTCGACTCGCCGGCACTCCCTCACCGAACGGATATCGGCGCCGTCCACGTCGGTGTCGACTCCGCCGAAGCGGCCCGCGAGTCGTTCGACGCGATCATGAGTGCCGCACGGGAGAACGCTTCCGACGAGGAAATCGAAGGCGTCCTCGTCCAACCGATGGTCGACAACGGCGTCGAGGCCATCGTCGGCGTGTCGTCAGACGAGGTGTTTGGCCCCCTCGTGACCGTCGGCCCAGGTGGGGTGCTCGTCGAGGTGCTGGACGACGGCGCAGTGCTAGTGCCTCCGTTCTCACGGGCCGACGCGCGAGAAGCAATAGAAACGACGGCACTGTCTGACATGCTCGAGAATCGCCGTGGGAGTCCCGCGCTCTCGGTCGACGAACTGGTCGACGTAGTGGTCGCAGTCGGCGACCTGGCCGCCTCGGCCGACGTCGCAGAACTCGACCTCAATCCGGTGCTCGTCACGGCAGACGGGCCAGTCGCTGTCGACGCGCTCGTCCAGACGCGTGAGTGA
- a CDS encoding HpcH/HpaI aldolase/citrate lyase family protein, which yields MSNDTTHTARPRRSALFTPADDAEMLQKAVGTDADAFIFDLEDAVHPSRRETARENLREHVPNLDVNREVAVRVNGWGTEDFASDLETAVEAGADAVALPMVDSGRDIRETWRELTALTDDPPRLRATVETPTGMHAGTDIAAACRETGVESLGFGFADYCKAVGSPGTPDRIRKRLELLTVEYAAMGGVDPVASVHLDIGDEAGLRRVAERARETGFVGMTAIHPAQVSVINEAFTPPPDEVTQARRLVESFDASERDSLEVESVFLDTATVDRYRRLLERAPE from the coding sequence ATGAGCAACGACACGACACACACCGCCCGCCCACGACGGTCTGCGCTGTTCACGCCAGCAGACGACGCCGAGATGCTCCAGAAGGCAGTCGGGACCGACGCAGACGCGTTCATCTTCGACCTCGAAGATGCGGTCCACCCCTCACGGCGAGAGACAGCCCGCGAGAATCTACGAGAGCACGTCCCCAACCTCGACGTGAACCGTGAGGTGGCCGTTCGAGTCAACGGGTGGGGGACAGAGGACTTCGCGTCCGACCTCGAAACCGCTGTCGAGGCGGGTGCCGACGCAGTCGCACTCCCGATGGTCGACTCCGGTCGCGACATCCGCGAGACGTGGCGGGAACTGACGGCGCTCACCGACGACCCACCACGCCTCCGCGCGACCGTAGAGACACCAACAGGAATGCACGCCGGCACCGACATCGCAGCAGCATGTCGGGAGACGGGCGTCGAGAGCCTCGGGTTTGGCTTCGCAGACTACTGTAAGGCCGTTGGGTCTCCGGGGACACCGGACCGCATTCGAAAACGACTCGAACTGCTCACGGTCGAATACGCCGCGATGGGTGGTGTCGACCCAGTTGCTTCCGTCCACCTCGACATCGGTGACGAGGCTGGACTCCGACGGGTCGCCGAGCGTGCTCGTGAGACTGGTTTCGTCGGGATGACAGCGATTCACCCGGCACAAGTCAGTGTGATAAACGAGGCGTTCACGCCGCCGCCAGACGAGGTTACACAGGCGAGACGACTAGTCGAGTCGTTCGACGCCTCCGAGCGTGACTCGCTCGAAGTCGAGAGTGTCTTCCTCGATACGGCGACCGTCGACCGCTACCGACGGTTGCTCGAACGCGCGCCCGAGTAG